ATATGGACTGATTATAGGTGAGTTGTGCCTGTGTCAGCGACACTTGGGAACTGTTCAGTTCGAGCACCGTGCCCTTACCTACATCATAACGTTTTTCGGCAATCACTACCGCTTTCTTTGCCTGCATCACATTTTCCTTATTGCTGACCACCTGCTCTGTGCTGGCACTCATGTTGTTACGACAACTGACAATCTGCATATTCAACTGTCTTTCCGTATCAATACGGTTCCAATCGAGCTGGCGCATCTGTATACGGGCAGATTTCACTTTCGTGAAGTTGCTTGCCTTATATAAAGGTATGCTAAGATTGAACATCAGGTTGGAACTGTTGCTCCAGTTATAATCCAAGAAATTGATGTTCGGATTATACAAAGACTGATATTTGTAGGAGAAGCTCATGGAAAGAGTCGGTATGAAGTTCGCTTTCAAGGACTTTACGTTCTTTTCAAGCAACTTCATGTTCAAGTCCAACTGCTTCATGGTGGTATTGTTGTCCAGATTGATATTCTCTTCTTTCAACTGGTTGGCAAACATCGCCGTTTCATAGTTGGTCAGACTATCGTTAATTTTTATCTCCACATCGGCTGTAATACCCATCAGGACTTTCAACTGCAACTTAGCCAAAGTCACCGCATTAGCAGCCGAAATCAAGTTTGGCTTAATGCTGCGCATCTGCACTTCCGCACTGATCTTGTCATATTCGCTCACAGTTCCCTGCTGATATTTGGCATTCACTACATTGTAGTTATCTTCTGCCAGTTTATAACTGCCTTGAAGCACTTCATAACTGTCCTGCGCAAGCATCAACTGATAATAAGCCTTGCTTACCTGATTCACGAGATCCAGTCGGGAAGCGCGTGACTTCTCTACTGCCAGTTCAATATCCGTCTTTGTCATCGACATGGCACGGTAAACGCCTGGCACAAAGAGTGGCAGATTAATGCTCAGTCCTGCATTAGCGGTGTTCGTACCGTCTTGTCCCATCTTGAACGACATATCGTTCAATTTCATTTCAGCCGCTTTAATAGTATGATCTAGCGCGCCGGTAATGCTAGCTTCCGGCAACAGATTTTGCCAAGCTTCTTTGCCGGCCACTTTCTTTAAAGCGATTTCTTCTTCTGCCACTTTGATTGTCGGATTCTCATCCAATGCAATTTCCAGGGCTTTGTCTAAGGTTAAGGTCAGGATATTCTTCTCCGCCTGTGTGTCTTGCGCCTTTGCAAAACCAAATGCACAGAGTGCCACAGCTACCAGAAGAATCTTCTTACCTGTCAATCTTCTCATCTTGTCCATAAACTGAATTCTTATTTAATCTTACTTGTTTGTCAATAAAACCTCACTCTTGCTTTAATCTGCGATGCGGTTCTTACGATATTCTTGTATAAAGTCTTCCAATACCTTTGCTCCTTTTTCGGTAGAAATGCCGCGTATATAAGTAAACATAATGGATTCGTACACTTCAATAAAAGGATATTCATTGCAGATATCCGTATTCAAAAGTACGTCAAACTGCTCTCGTACCAGCAAATTGACGATAGCGAAGTTCACATCCGAACGAAAGATGCCCTGCTCTACTCCCGTCTTGAAAAAGGACATCGTTTTCTGCGAATCGCTGTCCTGCCGGTTCTTCATCATCTCATGTATCTTCGGATATTTCTTGATGTCTTCAAAAAAGCGTTTATTCGTCTGATGGAACATCTCAATACTTTTCTGAAAGACTGCAAGTATTACCTCTAACACATTGTGCGACTGTTCAAAGACTTCCTGCAAATACTTATCTCTTTCTGCCTGTGCCTTCAGTATGCATTCTTTCAACAACGATTCTTTATCCGAAAAGACTTCATAAAGGGTACGTTTGGAGATTCCTAATGCTGCTGCAATGTCGTCCATCGTAATGCTCTTGATGCCTTGTGAAGTAAAAGCTTCTGTTGCTGCCGTTATGATCCGTTCTCTTAACTCTACCCGTTGGGAAGCGTCTTTTCCATGCTCTGCCATCATCCGTTTTTCTATTTTATTAAAATGCAGTTTTTCGTTTTCTTTTCATTTCCAAAGGAAAAACGGAACAAAGATATATAGAAAACTTAATTAAGAAATCAAGTTTCCATCTATTTATAATGCATTTGGGAATTATTATCATTCAGGAGAGTGAAATGAAAACAAGTGTTAATGGGAGATATGGAACAAATACACACTTCTTCCGTTAATAAACAGTAAATCTACTCATGACAAAAACAAGCTCCTATCCCGACCGTTACGAATTATATTACCTTTGTGCAAAAGAAGTAAAATTGTCATGGAAAAACTAGCACAAATCATTACCACATATCAGCAAATCATTCAGAAAGCAGAACTGGAGTTACAAAATACCCGGAAACGTATCTATTACATTAGCCTTCTCCGGCTTATCTTATTCGTAGGAGCCGTAGCAAATGCCATCATTTTCTGGTCTGACGGTTGGCTTTACCTCTCTGCGTTCGCTATCCTACCCTTTATCCTATTCATTTGGTTAGTAAAACGCCATAATTTCTGGTTTTACCGAAAAGACTTTCTGAAAAAGAAAATAGAAATCAACGAGCAGGAACTACGTGCCATGCAATATGATTTTTCCGATTTCGACGATGGAAAAGAATTCATTAACCCGGCTCACCTCTACACGCTTGATCTGGATGTATTTGGCGAACACTCTCTTTTCCAATATATCAATCGCACCGCAACTCCTATCGGCAAGCAGCATCTTGCAAACTGGTTCAATGTACATCTGGAAAATAAAGTGGCTATTGAACACCGCCAGGAAGCCATCCGGGAATTATCCGCAGATTTGGAATATCGTCAACAAATCCGCATACTTGGATCGCTCTATAAAGGAAAACCTGCCGATACTACCGAAATAAAAGAATGGGCAACCAGTCCGAGTTATTATCGGAAACGCACACTTTTGCGTATTCTCCCAACTGCGGTAACAGTCATCAACATCCTATGTATAAGTTTAGCTATGTTAGACATTATCTCGGCTAGCATTGCAGGAGGAGTATTTGTTAGCTTTGTATTATTCAGCACTATTTTCTCCAAAGGGATCACCAAACTACAAACAACCTACGGAGAAAAGTTGCAGATTCTTTCG
The Bacteroides caecimuris DNA segment above includes these coding regions:
- a CDS encoding TolC family protein yields the protein MDKMRRLTGKKILLVAVALCAFGFAKAQDTQAEKNILTLTLDKALEIALDENPTIKVAEEEIALKKVAGKEAWQNLLPEASITGALDHTIKAAEMKLNDMSFKMGQDGTNTANAGLSINLPLFVPGVYRAMSMTKTDIELAVEKSRASRLDLVNQVSKAYYQLMLAQDSYEVLQGSYKLAEDNYNVVNAKYQQGTVSEYDKISAEVQMRSIKPNLISAANAVTLAKLQLKVLMGITADVEIKINDSLTNYETAMFANQLKEENINLDNNTTMKQLDLNMKLLEKNVKSLKANFIPTLSMSFSYKYQSLYNPNINFLDYNWSNSSNLMFNLSIPLYKASNFTKVKSARIQMRQLDWNRIDTERQLNMQIVSCRNNMSASTEQVVSNKENVMQAKKAVVIAEKRYDVGKGTVLELNSSQVSLTQAQLTYNQSIYDYLVAKADLDQVLGKE
- a CDS encoding TetR/AcrR family transcriptional regulator: MMAEHGKDASQRVELRERIITAATEAFTSQGIKSITMDDIAAALGISKRTLYEVFSDKESLLKECILKAQAERDKYLQEVFEQSHNVLEVILAVFQKSIEMFHQTNKRFFEDIKKYPKIHEMMKNRQDSDSQKTMSFFKTGVEQGIFRSDVNFAIVNLLVREQFDVLLNTDICNEYPFIEVYESIMFTYIRGISTEKGAKVLEDFIQEYRKNRIAD